In one Leptidea sinapis chromosome 25, ilLepSina1.1, whole genome shotgun sequence genomic region, the following are encoded:
- the LOC126972220 gene encoding organic cation transporter protein-like isoform X1 — translation MDSEINLECSTSLVLENKKQDVELESQGEDQITKAIGAIGRWQIWICCIVFLVKFPVAWHQMSIIFLAPPMNFTCSVNDQFDNHCEANCTSYKYDHNVFGETIVSQWNLVCEREWLKNATQTIFMLGILVGSMLFGYLSDRFGRRAPFLAAVFLQLISGVATAYSVNWYMFTALRFILAVATGGTMVTSFVLTMELIGTRFRATVGILYQIPFNFGHLLLPFFGYFFRNWSHFQLAISMPSILFMSYYYLLPESPRWLLTVGRVDDAVKIMETAAKRNGRATEGIRNSIQKMMAGSTKDTKEHSFIDLFRTPRLRSRTIAICFNWFVCGFCFFGVSQYIGHFSGNIFSNVAISAAILVPGTLISIYANKVLGRKITLISSNCVTGLSCLLINVVPKTESSHLLLGCIGLWGMSISFATVYLYAGELFPTVVRNSGVGLSSTVARIGSMLAPFVATLAHKSAWFPPIAFGVVPLIGSCLCILLPDTRGKKLPDTLEEGEI, via the exons TGTTGGAGAACAAGAAACAAGACGTGGAGCTAGAAAGTCAAGGCGAAGATCAAATAACAAAAGCAATCGGCGCTATTGGAAGATGGCAAATTTGGATTTGCTGCATTGTATTCCTAGTCAAATTTCCAGTGGCTTGGCATCAAATgagcataatatttttagctCCACCCATGAATTTCACATGTTCGGTGAATGACCAATTTGATAACCATTGCGAAGCAAACTGCACCAGTTACAAATACGACCACAATGTTTTTGGAGAGACAATTGTCTCGCAGTGGAATCTCGTCTGTGAAAGAGAATGGCTGAAGAATGCGACACAAACGATATTTATGCTTGGTATCTTGGTCGGCAGCATGTTATTCGGATATCTATCAGACAG ATTTGGCCGACGGGCACCATTCTTAGCAGCAGTATTTCTCCAACTGATATCTGGTGTAGCGACAGCCTATTCAGTTAACTGGTACATGTTTACTGCTCTACGATTTATTCTCGCTGTGGCTACAGGCGGTACCATGGTCACCAGTTTTGTTCTAACAATGGAGCTGATCGGCACACGTTTCAGAGCCACTGTTGGCATCTTATATCAGATCCCGTTCAACTTTGGTCATCTATTGCTACCATTTTTTGGATATTTCTTTCGCAACTGGAGTCATTTTCAACTTGCAATATCTATGCCTTCAATTTTGTTCATGAGCTACTATTACCTCTTGCCGGAATCACCACGATGGTTATTGACTGTTGGTCGAGTTGATGACGCCGTGAAAATAATGGAAACAGCTGCGAAAAG AAACGGTCGTGCGACGGAAGGCATTCGAAATTCTATACAAAAGATGATGGCCGGCAGTACAAAAGATACTAAAGAACATTCTTTTATTGACCTCTTCCGGACTCCACGTTTGAGATCACGCACTATTGCCATATGTTTCAATTGGTTCGTGTGTGGTTTTTGCTTCTTCGGCGTATCCCAATACATTGGACATTTTTCTGGAAACATTTTCAGCAACGTTGCTATTTCAGCAGCTATATTG GTGCCCGGAACTCTTATCTCAATCTATGCGAACAAAGTTTTGGGACGCAAAATTACGTTAATCAGTTCCAATTGTGTAACGGGCCTAAGTTGTCTCCTAATTAATGTAGTTCCCAAAACTGAAAGCAGCCATTTACTCCTGGGCTGTATCGGACTCTGGGGAATGAGTATTTCTTTTGCTACAGTATATTTATACGCAGGAGAATTGTTTCCAACTGTAGTAAGGAATTCGGGCGTCGGTCTATCTTCAACAGTAGCAAGAATTGGATCTATGCTTGCCCCTTTTGTAGCCACTCTAGCACATAAGAGTGCATGGTTCCCTCCTATTGCATTTGGGGTAGTTCCATTGATTGGATCTTGCCTTTGTATACTGCTTCCAGACACACGTGGTAAGAAACTACCTGATACACTGGAAGAAGGAGAAATATGA
- the LOC126972220 gene encoding organic cation transporter protein-like isoform X2 produces MLENKKQDVELESQGEDQITKAIGAIGRWQIWICCIVFLVKFPVAWHQMSIIFLAPPMNFTCSVNDQFDNHCEANCTSYKYDHNVFGETIVSQWNLVCEREWLKNATQTIFMLGILVGSMLFGYLSDRFGRRAPFLAAVFLQLISGVATAYSVNWYMFTALRFILAVATGGTMVTSFVLTMELIGTRFRATVGILYQIPFNFGHLLLPFFGYFFRNWSHFQLAISMPSILFMSYYYLLPESPRWLLTVGRVDDAVKIMETAAKRNGRATEGIRNSIQKMMAGSTKDTKEHSFIDLFRTPRLRSRTIAICFNWFVCGFCFFGVSQYIGHFSGNIFSNVAISAAILVPGTLISIYANKVLGRKITLISSNCVTGLSCLLINVVPKTESSHLLLGCIGLWGMSISFATVYLYAGELFPTVVRNSGVGLSSTVARIGSMLAPFVATLAHKSAWFPPIAFGVVPLIGSCLCILLPDTRGKKLPDTLEEGEI; encoded by the exons TGTTGGAGAACAAGAAACAAGACGTGGAGCTAGAAAGTCAAGGCGAAGATCAAATAACAAAAGCAATCGGCGCTATTGGAAGATGGCAAATTTGGATTTGCTGCATTGTATTCCTAGTCAAATTTCCAGTGGCTTGGCATCAAATgagcataatatttttagctCCACCCATGAATTTCACATGTTCGGTGAATGACCAATTTGATAACCATTGCGAAGCAAACTGCACCAGTTACAAATACGACCACAATGTTTTTGGAGAGACAATTGTCTCGCAGTGGAATCTCGTCTGTGAAAGAGAATGGCTGAAGAATGCGACACAAACGATATTTATGCTTGGTATCTTGGTCGGCAGCATGTTATTCGGATATCTATCAGACAG ATTTGGCCGACGGGCACCATTCTTAGCAGCAGTATTTCTCCAACTGATATCTGGTGTAGCGACAGCCTATTCAGTTAACTGGTACATGTTTACTGCTCTACGATTTATTCTCGCTGTGGCTACAGGCGGTACCATGGTCACCAGTTTTGTTCTAACAATGGAGCTGATCGGCACACGTTTCAGAGCCACTGTTGGCATCTTATATCAGATCCCGTTCAACTTTGGTCATCTATTGCTACCATTTTTTGGATATTTCTTTCGCAACTGGAGTCATTTTCAACTTGCAATATCTATGCCTTCAATTTTGTTCATGAGCTACTATTACCTCTTGCCGGAATCACCACGATGGTTATTGACTGTTGGTCGAGTTGATGACGCCGTGAAAATAATGGAAACAGCTGCGAAAAG AAACGGTCGTGCGACGGAAGGCATTCGAAATTCTATACAAAAGATGATGGCCGGCAGTACAAAAGATACTAAAGAACATTCTTTTATTGACCTCTTCCGGACTCCACGTTTGAGATCACGCACTATTGCCATATGTTTCAATTGGTTCGTGTGTGGTTTTTGCTTCTTCGGCGTATCCCAATACATTGGACATTTTTCTGGAAACATTTTCAGCAACGTTGCTATTTCAGCAGCTATATTG GTGCCCGGAACTCTTATCTCAATCTATGCGAACAAAGTTTTGGGACGCAAAATTACGTTAATCAGTTCCAATTGTGTAACGGGCCTAAGTTGTCTCCTAATTAATGTAGTTCCCAAAACTGAAAGCAGCCATTTACTCCTGGGCTGTATCGGACTCTGGGGAATGAGTATTTCTTTTGCTACAGTATATTTATACGCAGGAGAATTGTTTCCAACTGTAGTAAGGAATTCGGGCGTCGGTCTATCTTCAACAGTAGCAAGAATTGGATCTATGCTTGCCCCTTTTGTAGCCACTCTAGCACATAAGAGTGCATGGTTCCCTCCTATTGCATTTGGGGTAGTTCCATTGATTGGATCTTGCCTTTGTATACTGCTTCCAGACACACGTGGTAAGAAACTACCTGATACACTGGAAGAAGGAGAAATATGA